CGATGCCCTGCTGCAGGCGCTTCGGGTTGGTGACGAACAGGTCGTCGCCGACGAGCTGCACCTTGGAGCCGATGGCATCCGTCAGCTTCTTCCAGCCGTCCCAGTCGTCTTCGGCGAGTGCGTCCTCGATCGTGACGATCGGGAAGTTCGCGACGAGGTCGGCGAAGTAGTCGACGAGCGTGTCGACGCTCCACTCCTTGCCCTCGACGGTGTAGACGCCGTCCTTGTAGAACTCGGTGGCGGCGACGTCGAGGCCGACTGCGATCTCCTTGCCGGGGGTGAAGCCGGCCTTCTCGATCGCGCGGATGAGGAAGTCGAGGCCCTCGCGGTTGCTGGGCAGGTCGGGGGCGAAGCCGCCCTCGTCGCCGAGGCCGGTGTTGTAGCCCGCGGACTTCAGCTCGCCCTTCAGGACGTGGTAGACCTCGGTGCCCCAGCGCAGCGACTCGCCGTAGGTGTCGGCGCCGATGGGCGCGAGGAAGAACTCCTGGAAGTCGATGCCGTTGTCGGCGTGCTCGCCGCCGTTGATGACGTTGAACAGCGGCACGGGCAGCAGGTGCGCGTTCGGGCCGCCCAGGTAGCGGAAGAGGGGCAGGTCGGCGCTGTCGGCGGCGGCCTTGGCGACGGCGAGCGAGACGCCGAGGATGGCGTTGGCGCCGGTGCGGGACTTGTTCTCGGTGCCGTCGGTCTCGATGAGGATCTCGTCGATGATGCGCTGCTCGCTGGCCTCGACGCCCTCGATGGCGGGGCCGAGCTCGTCGACAACCGCGGCGACGGCCTTCAGCACGCCCTTGCCGCTGTAACGGCTCTTGTCGCCGTCGCGCAGCTCGTAGGCCTCGAACGCGCCGGTGGACGCGCCGGAGGGGACGGCCGCCCGCTGGACGATGCCGTCGTCGAGGAGCACCTCCACCTCGACGGTCGGGTTACCGCGCGAATCCAGGATCTCGCGCGCGTTGACAGCCTCGATAAGTGCCACGAAGGACTCCTCGTTGGTTCTGGGTGAAAGAGGGTGGAGCGTCGTCGGTCCGGGGACGAGTCTAGTGACCCCCTCCGACACCCGCGGGTCGCGATGTCATCGAGGGTCGGATGCCGCGGCCGCGCGGCCCTCCCTCGTGGGGCGGCCAGCGGTGCGGGGCGCGCAATGTGGCCCCGGGGCGACAGTCGTGACCCCGGGGCCACCACCGACGCCCGCACCCCCGACCAGCGCACGCAGCGGGGCGCGCAACGTGGCCCCGGGGCGACCCGCGTGACCCCGGGGCCACCAACGCCCGCACCCCGCGACCAGCGCACGCAGCGGGGCGCGCAACGTGGCCCCGGGGCGACCCGCGTGCCCCCGGGGCCACCACCGACGCCCGTACCCCCGACCAGCGCACGCAGCGGGGCGCGCAACGTGGCCCCGGGGCGACAGGCGTGACCCCGGGGCCACCACCCACAGCCCCCAGGCCACCCATCAGGGCGCGACCACGACCCCGCGAGCCGACCCACGACCACCGCGACAACCGGGTGGCGCCACCCCTGTCAGGGCGTCGGCCCGGATGCCGCGGAATCCACCACGATCGCCACGGCGACGCCGTCCCACCCCTTGCGGTCGAGGGTCTGCAGGGCAGTGGCGTCGAACCGGGGGTCGGCGCCGAGCATCTCGATGCCCCGGCGGGCGCCCCGCACCTTCGAATCGCCGGTGCCGGCGTCGGCGACCTCTCCCCCGCGCACGACGTTGTCGAGCACGATGACGGTTCCGGGCCGCCCGAGGCGCGCGGCCCAGTCGAGGTAGACGGTGTTCGATTCCTTGTCGGCGTCGATGAAGACGAGGTCGAACGGCTCGCCGCCCTCGAGGGACGGCAGCACGTCGGCTCCCCGACCGACGACGACCTCGACACGCTGGGCCACTCCCGCGCGCTCGAGGTTGCCCCGCGCGATCTCGGCGTTGCGCGCCTCGGCCTCGATCGTCACGACGCGGCCCGCGTCACCCACCGCGCGAGCGAACCAGATGGTGGAGTATCCGCCGAGCGTGCCGATCTCGAGCACGCGGCGGGCTCCCGCGATGCGGGTCAGCAGGTGCAGGAACTTCGCGTTCAGCGGGGCCACCTCGATCGCGGGGAGGCCGGCGTCGCTCTGCGCCCGCAGGGTGGCATCCAGAATCGGGTCGGACCCCACCAGGGTGTCGGTCAGAAAGGCGTCGACGTCGTCAGGAGTGGGCACATTGCCAGCTTGTCGAGGGCGTGGGGCTCGGGTCAACGCCCTGGCGGCGCCGCGATCACCGTTCGCCGTGCAGGTGCGCGCGCGTCATCTCCTCGTACAGCTCGTCGGAGAGGTCGTCGAACGCCTTCGCCTCGACGCGGTCGCTGCGCATCCACCGGATCATCAGGATGACGAGGATGGGCACGTCGGCGAACTCGGCGATGAACCAGATCATGTCGCCCGCGAGGTGCTGGTCGTGCACTGTCGAGGGCCACCACGACAACGCCTGCGCGGCATCCGGAACGAGATCGAGCACGGAGTCGTTCAGGCGCATCAACAGGCCCGGGACCGAGTCGATGAGCAGTTCCACGAAGGCCAGCAGGAACTCGATCGCGATGAAGGTGCCGGTGTGGACGGCGCCGAGAGCCGTCATCGGCAGCACCATCGCGAGCCCCATGAGCGGCACGACGATCCCGAGCGACGCCTCGACCACGGGGCTCACGCGCAGGATGCCGGCCAGGGGCGTGAGGAACAGGCAGAACACCGCCGCGATGACGACGGTTGCCACCATGGCGTTGCCGAAGATGCGCGTCAGCCGCGATGCCAGCAGTCGTTCGCGCACTCCCGCGGGGAGGAGGTCGA
The DNA window shown above is from Microbacterium proteolyticum and carries:
- the eno gene encoding phosphopyruvate hydratase, which translates into the protein MALIEAVNAREILDSRGNPTVEVEVLLDDGIVQRAAVPSGASTGAFEAYELRDGDKSRYSGKGVLKAVAAVVDELGPAIEGVEASEQRIIDEILIETDGTENKSRTGANAILGVSLAVAKAAADSADLPLFRYLGGPNAHLLPVPLFNVINGGEHADNGIDFQEFFLAPIGADTYGESLRWGTEVYHVLKGELKSAGYNTGLGDEGGFAPDLPSNREGLDFLIRAIEKAGFTPGKEIAVGLDVAATEFYKDGVYTVEGKEWSVDTLVDYFADLVANFPIVTIEDALAEDDWDGWKKLTDAIGSKVQLVGDDLFVTNPKRLQQGIDLGVANSLLVKVNQIGTLSETLDAIALATRSGYTSMLSHRSGETEDTTIADLAVAVNAGQIKTGAPARSERVAKYNQLLRIEEELGDAAVFAGRSAFPRFKG
- a CDS encoding O-methyltransferase, with amino-acid sequence MPTPDDVDAFLTDTLVGSDPILDATLRAQSDAGLPAIEVAPLNAKFLHLLTRIAGARRVLEIGTLGGYSTIWFARAVGDAGRVVTIEAEARNAEIARGNLERAGVAQRVEVVVGRGADVLPSLEGGEPFDLVFIDADKESNTVYLDWAARLGRPGTVIVLDNVVRGGEVADAGTGDSKVRGARRGIEMLGADPRFDATALQTLDRKGWDGVAVAIVVDSAASGPTP
- a CDS encoding cytochrome c oxidase assembly protein — translated: MPPTPPIDVFLSTWRADPVTIGALLVASVVYLGAVARMRRRGESWPVRRTVGFFALGLLPYAVIELGFLGVFSAELRWAFSTRIALLIFVIPAGVAAGRPLDLLPAGVRERLLASRLTRIFGNAMVATVVIAAVFCLFLTPLAGILRVSPVVEASLGIVVPLMGLAMVLPMTALGAVHTGTFIAIEFLLAFVELLIDSVPGLLMRLNDSVLDLVPDAAQALSWWPSTVHDQHLAGDMIWFIAEFADVPILVILMIRWMRSDRVEAKAFDDLSDELYEEMTRAHLHGER